In a genomic window of Chryseobacterium sp. G0162:
- a CDS encoding ligase-associated DNA damage response exonuclease: protein MKLITFTKKGIYCPQGKFYIDPWRPVDLAVISHGHADHARWGMKKYLCHHFTKPILYQRIGSDIECQGVEYGEKTNINGVQVSLHPAGHIIGSAQIRLEYKGFVTVISGDYKVQDDGLSTPFELVRCNEFVTESTFGLPVYNWLEIDDLNKKLQNWVLKNQENSKTSVFVGYSLGKSQRIMKAVEGLGKIYVHYSIGKLNEAFENVGIDLPEYTIADFKERPKEMEHEIVIVPPPLLDSNIIKKIPDSATAICSGWMQVRGARRWRSADAGFAMSDHADWKGLLQTVKATEAELVHVTHGQTEIFSKYLNEIGINADVIETLFGEDEEVSEKETIENPEL from the coding sequence AAAAGGAATTTATTGTCCTCAAGGGAAATTCTACATAGATCCCTGGAGGCCTGTGGATTTGGCAGTTATCTCCCATGGACATGCCGATCATGCCCGTTGGGGAATGAAGAAATACCTTTGCCATCATTTTACCAAACCTATTCTGTATCAAAGAATTGGAAGTGATATAGAATGTCAGGGGGTAGAATATGGAGAGAAGACCAATATCAACGGCGTTCAGGTTTCATTACATCCTGCCGGACATATTATTGGCTCTGCTCAGATACGATTAGAGTATAAAGGATTTGTAACGGTAATTTCCGGAGATTATAAAGTTCAGGATGATGGTCTCAGCACTCCTTTTGAGCTGGTTAGATGTAATGAGTTTGTTACAGAAAGTACTTTTGGGCTGCCCGTTTATAATTGGTTAGAGATTGACGATTTAAATAAAAAACTGCAGAATTGGGTATTGAAAAATCAGGAAAACAGCAAAACTTCAGTATTCGTTGGATATTCACTTGGAAAGTCCCAACGAATTATGAAAGCTGTAGAAGGATTAGGCAAAATATATGTTCATTATTCTATCGGGAAGTTAAATGAAGCCTTTGAAAATGTAGGAATAGATCTTCCCGAATATACCATTGCCGATTTTAAAGAACGTCCAAAAGAAATGGAACATGAAATTGTCATTGTTCCTCCCCCTTTGCTGGATAGTAATATAATCAAAAAAATCCCCGATTCTGCCACTGCAATATGCTCAGGATGGATGCAGGTTCGAGGAGCCAGACGATGGCGAAGTGCCGATGCAGGTTTTGCCATGAGCGATCATGCCGATTGGAAAGGACTTCTGCAAACTGTAAAAGCTACAGAGGCTGAACTCGTACACGTTACCCATGGACAGACAGAAATATTTTCAAAATATCTGAACGAAATTGGAATTAACGCAGATGTGATAGAAACGCTGTTTGGTGAAGATGAAGAAGTATCTGAAAAAGAAACTATTGAAAATCCAGAGCTATGA
- a CDS encoding ATP-dependent DNA ligase, which produces MRHFADLINALETTNKTNAKIVAIIDYLERAPDEDKVWFIALFTGKRPKRNVNTNLMKEWALEITELPFWLFQESYSSVGDLGETISLILPPPEEKIERSLSQWMKDIMALKEKNETEKKEFVLHSWNGLDYTERLIFNKLIGGSFRIGVSDKTLINALSKFSGQESSTLTHSLMGKWQPDEVSFKELISAENINPDNSKPYPFCLAYPLEKQLEELGKPDEWLVEYKWDGIRGQIIRRNDEVFIWSRGEELVTEQFPEIAEVVKAMKGNFVLDGEILAVKEGKVLNFNELQKRLNRKTLTKKMLSEIPIEVFAYDLLELENHDVRDKPVSARRAMLEELLLNEKPENILLSQTIDFEKWDELNEIRENSRSVNSEGLMLKQKNSPYHAGRKKGDWWKWKINPFTIDAVLIYAQKGSGRRSAYYTDYTFAVKNEDKLVTIAKAYSGLTDKEIMEVSKFVTKNAIEKFGPVRTVKAELVFEIAFEGIGFSNRHKSGVALRFPRIVRWRKDKTVDEIDNLEEIKKLIQ; this is translated from the coding sequence ATGAGACATTTCGCAGATCTTATCAACGCTTTGGAAACCACCAATAAAACCAATGCTAAAATTGTTGCCATCATTGATTATCTGGAGCGTGCTCCGGATGAAGATAAGGTATGGTTTATTGCTCTATTTACAGGAAAAAGACCCAAAAGGAATGTCAATACTAACTTGATGAAGGAATGGGCATTGGAAATTACAGAACTTCCTTTCTGGCTCTTTCAGGAAAGTTATTCCTCAGTCGGAGATCTTGGAGAAACAATTTCTTTGATTCTTCCACCACCGGAAGAAAAGATTGAACGAAGCCTTTCCCAATGGATGAAGGATATTATGGCGTTAAAGGAGAAAAATGAGACAGAAAAGAAAGAATTTGTGCTCCATTCATGGAATGGTCTGGATTATACAGAACGTTTGATTTTCAATAAATTAATAGGCGGAAGTTTTAGAATCGGTGTATCAGATAAGACGCTGATTAATGCATTGAGTAAATTTTCAGGTCAGGAATCCAGTACATTGACCCACAGTTTAATGGGGAAATGGCAGCCTGATGAAGTTTCATTTAAAGAATTAATTTCCGCTGAAAATATAAATCCTGATAATTCCAAACCTTATCCTTTTTGTCTGGCTTATCCACTTGAAAAGCAATTGGAAGAATTAGGAAAACCTGATGAATGGCTGGTAGAATATAAATGGGACGGCATCCGTGGACAGATCATCCGGAGAAATGATGAAGTGTTTATATGGTCCAGAGGTGAAGAATTAGTCACTGAACAGTTTCCTGAAATTGCGGAAGTTGTAAAAGCAATGAAAGGTAATTTTGTTTTAGATGGAGAAATACTTGCGGTGAAGGAAGGTAAAGTTTTAAATTTTAATGAATTACAAAAAAGATTAAACAGAAAAACTTTAACTAAAAAAATGCTCTCGGAAATTCCAATTGAAGTATTTGCTTATGACTTATTGGAACTTGAAAATCACGATGTAAGAGATAAGCCAGTGTCAGCCAGAAGAGCTATGCTGGAAGAATTACTGTTGAATGAAAAACCTGAAAACATCCTACTTTCCCAGACCATAGATTTTGAAAAATGGGATGAATTGAATGAGATCAGGGAAAATTCAAGAAGTGTGAACAGTGAAGGGCTCATGTTAAAACAAAAAAACTCACCTTACCATGCAGGCCGGAAAAAAGGCGATTGGTGGAAATGGAAAATCAACCCTTTTACCATTGATGCCGTTCTGATCTATGCTCAAAAAGGCAGTGGAAGGCGAAGTGCTTATTATACAGATTATACTTTTGCTGTAAAAAATGAAGACAAATTGGTAACTATTGCCAAAGCTTATTCAGGATTAACAGACAAGGAAATTATGGAGGTCAGCAAATTTGTAACAAAGAATGCGATTGAGAAATTTGGTCCAGTACGAACTGTAAAAGCAGAGCTGGTTTTTGAAATTGCCTTTGAAGGCATCGGTTTCAGTAACCGGCACAAAAGTGGTGTAGCACTTCGGTTTCCAAGAATTGTAAGATGGCGGAAAGATAAGACGGTAGATGAAATTGATAACCTGGAAGAAATTAAAAAATTAATACAATAA
- a CDS encoding ligase-associated DNA damage response DEXH box helicase — protein MVVAPTGFGKTFSVFLALISDFLNHPDNYKKGLKMIWITPLRSLSKDIAKAMQEAMDEIGIDWVVGVRNGDTDPKVRQQQVRKMPEILVVTPESLHLLLAQKNHETFFREMKCIVVDEWHELLGSKRGVMVELGISQLRKYVPKMQIWGITATIGNLEEAMDVLIPYDIKKTKITAKEQKKIDIIPVFPDEIEILPWAGHLGHKLADKVVPIILDSKSTIVFTNTRSQSEMWYQLLLDAYPDFAGQIAIHHSSIDAHLRIWIEENLSSGKLKAVVSTSSLDLGIDFKPVDTVIQVGSAKGVARFLQRAGRSGHSPFETSKIYCVPTHSLELIEVSALKEAVKQKVVEPRDPQVLCFDVLVQFLMTLAVGNGFYPDELYERIKKVYAFQEIMDEEWKSILEFLTTGGSVLKNYEEFHKIEIMEDGLYKVTSRKIAMLHRMNMGVIVSDAMLKVKFISGGYIGMVEEYFISKLKKEEKFILAGRTLEVAMIKDMTVYVRSAKGKALVPSYLGGRLPLSSDLGHFLREKLSHALNPKASEKELKFLHPLLVNQEENSHIPKDDEFLVEMIKNREGYHLFMYPFEGRLVHEVMAALIAFRISKLVPISFSMAMNDYGFELFSDKEIPLNEENIQQIVTRDNLMNDVIASINSAEMARRKFRDIAVISGMVIQNYAGKQRSNKSLQSSAGLIFKVLEDYDSSHFLIKQAYTEVFNMQLQEQRLVEAFKRIEKSRIILKHSRSFTPLSFPIKVDSLRQTLSSEGLDARIKRMLKL, from the coding sequence ATGGTGGTAGCTCCTACAGGATTCGGAAAAACTTTTTCTGTTTTTTTAGCATTAATCTCGGACTTTTTAAACCATCCTGACAACTATAAAAAAGGATTGAAAATGATCTGGATCACTCCCCTTCGATCTTTATCCAAAGATATTGCTAAAGCAATGCAGGAAGCGATGGATGAGATCGGCATTGATTGGGTAGTTGGAGTAAGAAATGGAGATACAGATCCTAAAGTAAGACAGCAACAGGTCAGAAAAATGCCTGAAATTCTTGTTGTAACGCCTGAAAGCCTGCACCTTCTGTTGGCTCAGAAAAATCATGAAACTTTTTTCAGGGAGATGAAATGCATTGTTGTAGATGAATGGCATGAATTGTTAGGTTCAAAACGCGGGGTTATGGTAGAATTGGGAATATCACAACTCAGAAAGTACGTACCGAAAATGCAGATTTGGGGAATTACGGCTACCATTGGAAACCTGGAGGAAGCAATGGACGTGCTGATTCCTTATGATATTAAAAAAACAAAAATAACGGCCAAAGAACAAAAAAAGATTGATATTATTCCTGTTTTTCCGGATGAAATTGAAATACTACCGTGGGCCGGGCATCTTGGACACAAGCTTGCAGATAAAGTAGTGCCTATTATTCTTGATTCAAAATCCACCATTGTTTTTACCAATACCAGAAGCCAGAGTGAGATGTGGTATCAGTTACTTTTAGATGCTTATCCGGATTTTGCGGGTCAAATTGCCATTCATCACAGTTCCATCGATGCTCATTTAAGAATCTGGATTGAAGAAAATCTAAGTTCCGGAAAATTAAAAGCGGTTGTTTCCACTTCTTCATTAGATTTAGGAATAGATTTTAAACCCGTTGACACCGTCATTCAAGTGGGCTCAGCAAAAGGAGTCGCCAGGTTTCTTCAGCGGGCAGGCCGTAGTGGTCACTCCCCTTTTGAAACCTCCAAAATCTATTGTGTACCCACCCACTCTTTAGAATTAATCGAAGTTTCTGCTTTAAAAGAAGCCGTCAAACAAAAAGTAGTAGAACCCAGAGATCCACAGGTGCTGTGTTTTGATGTGCTGGTTCAGTTTCTCATGACTTTGGCCGTAGGAAATGGTTTTTATCCTGATGAGCTATATGAAAGGATTAAAAAAGTATATGCCTTTCAGGAAATAATGGATGAAGAATGGAAAAGTATTCTTGAATTTCTCACCACCGGTGGCAGTGTTTTAAAAAACTATGAAGAATTCCATAAAATTGAGATTATGGAAGATGGATTATATAAAGTGACCTCCCGAAAAATAGCCATGCTTCACCGGATGAATATGGGAGTGATTGTAAGTGATGCCATGCTCAAAGTTAAGTTTATTTCCGGTGGCTATATTGGAATGGTTGAAGAATATTTTATATCCAAACTGAAAAAAGAAGAGAAATTCATTCTGGCAGGAAGAACTCTTGAAGTGGCGATGATTAAAGACATGACTGTTTATGTGAGATCAGCTAAAGGAAAAGCTTTGGTTCCGAGTTATCTTGGTGGAAGGCTGCCTTTAAGTTCCGATCTTGGGCATTTTTTGAGAGAGAAACTTTCGCATGCTTTAAATCCAAAAGCTTCAGAAAAAGAATTAAAGTTCCTGCATCCGCTGCTGGTGAATCAGGAGGAGAATTCTCATATTCCAAAGGATGATGAATTTTTGGTCGAAATGATTAAAAACCGCGAAGGCTATCATCTGTTTATGTATCCTTTTGAAGGTCGTCTGGTCCATGAGGTAATGGCAGCTTTGATTGCCTTTCGAATCTCAAAACTGGTTCCTATTTCCTTTTCAATGGCGATGAATGATTACGGATTTGAATTATTCAGTGATAAGGAAATTCCGTTGAATGAAGAAAATATTCAGCAAATAGTAACCAGAGATAATCTCATGAATGATGTGATTGCCAGTATCAATTCTGCAGAAATGGCAAGGAGAAAATTCAGAGATATCGCCGTGATTTCAGGAATGGTGATTCAAAATTATGCAGGTAAGCAACGATCCAATAAATCATTACAGAGTTCGGCAGGGTTGATTTTTAAAGTGCTGGAAGATTACGATTCCAGTCATTTTTTAATCAAACAGGCCTATACAGAAGTTTTTAATATGCAACTTCAGGAACAGAGGCTCGTGGAAGCTTTTAAAAGAATTGAAAAATCCAGAATTATTTTAAAACATTCCCGTTCCTTTACCCCTTTAAGTTTCCCAATCAAGGTTGACAGTCTTAGACAGACCCTTTCCAGTGAAGGTTTGGATGCAAGAATTAAAAGAATGCTGAAGCTTTGA
- a CDS encoding 2,3-bisphosphoglycerate-dependent phosphoglycerate mutase gives MAKLFLVRHGQSLWNLENRFTGWQDIDITETGIEEAKNAGIALKKEKIDIAFTSVLLRAKHTLSIILDEIGKPNIPIVMDKALNERSYGNLEGLNKAETALKYGEEQVHTWRRSFDVVPPGGESLKDTYNRVIPYFEKEITPLLKQGENVLIVAHGNSLRALIMYLEHLSPDEILEREIATGVPITYIFDEKFHVSRRENNYY, from the coding sequence ATGGCAAAATTGTTTTTGGTCCGTCACGGACAGTCACTTTGGAATCTTGAAAACAGATTCACAGGTTGGCAGGATATCGATATTACAGAAACGGGAATTGAAGAAGCAAAAAATGCAGGAATTGCCTTAAAAAAAGAAAAAATAGACATTGCCTTCACCTCAGTCTTACTCAGAGCCAAACATACTCTTTCTATTATCCTAGATGAAATAGGAAAACCCAATATCCCTATTGTCATGGATAAAGCTTTGAATGAACGTTCTTATGGAAATCTTGAAGGGCTTAATAAAGCAGAAACCGCATTGAAATACGGAGAAGAGCAGGTTCATACCTGGCGTCGGTCTTTTGATGTAGTTCCACCAGGTGGCGAAAGCCTTAAAGATACTTATAACAGGGTGATTCCTTATTTTGAAAAAGAAATTACCCCTTTGTTGAAACAAGGTGAAAATGTATTGATTGTTGCCCACGGCAATAGCCTCCGCGCACTCATCATGTACCTGGAACACTTATCTCCTGACGAAATTCTGGAAAGAGAAATTGCAACGGGAGTTCCAATCACTTATATTTTTGATGAAAAATTTCATGTAAGCAGAAGAGAGAATAATTATTATTAG
- the pdeM gene encoding ligase-associated DNA damage response endonuclease PdeM, with protein sequence MFIAIKEIIIQNDIFILTNQRAVFWKKEKALILSDLHIGKTAHFRKNGIAVANHIMKSDLERLSALIEYFNPEKFIVVGDLLHAGDNSDVDEFCRWRNQYPSLQFFLIEGNHDRLSKSLEKKLCLDFKASLLELSVFTLIHDFDKERTGFQITGHIHPGIVLNSAVKRIRLPCFALSENQLLLPAFSEFTGLDTKNLPKKSKFFVFTDAEIYEV encoded by the coding sequence GTGTTTATAGCCATTAAAGAAATTATCATTCAAAATGATATCTTTATCCTTACTAATCAGCGTGCTGTATTTTGGAAAAAAGAAAAAGCCTTAATTCTTTCTGATCTTCATATTGGTAAGACAGCCCATTTTCGTAAAAATGGTATTGCGGTGGCCAATCATATTATGAAAAGTGATCTGGAAAGATTATCTGCATTGATTGAATATTTCAATCCGGAAAAGTTTATCGTGGTAGGAGACTTGCTTCATGCTGGTGACAATTCTGATGTGGATGAGTTTTGCCGATGGAGAAATCAATATCCCAGCTTGCAATTTTTTCTTATTGAGGGAAATCATGACCGTCTTTCAAAATCTTTAGAGAAAAAACTCTGTCTGGATTTTAAAGCATCTTTATTAGAATTGAGCGTATTTACATTGATTCATGATTTTGATAAAGAAAGAACCGGCTTTCAGATTACAGGTCATATTCATCCTGGAATTGTTTTAAACTCGGCGGTAAAAAGGATCAGGCTTCCCTGCTTTGCACTGAGTGAAAACCAGTTATTACTTCCTGCATTTAGTGAATTTACAGGCCTGGATACTAAAAATCTGCCTAAGAAAAGTAAGTTTTTTGTGTTTACAGATGCTGAGATCTATGAAGTTTGA
- a CDS encoding nitrilase family protein, giving the protein MNIKISTAQFENKSGDKKYNLAVIEKLAQQASAEGSGMIAFHECSITGYTFARNLSKEQLLDIAELIPEGESIKRLQQIAEKYNIVILAGLFEKDVDNNLFKAYVCVDQTGLKAKYRKLHPFINPHLTPGNEYCVFEILGWKCGILICYDNNIIENVRATKLLGADIIFMPHVTMCTPSTRPGAGFVDPQLWENRGEDPTSLRLEFKGMKGRDWLMKWLPARAYDNGAYIIFSNPIGMDDDQLKNGCSMIIDPFGDIIAECHSFEDSFESAVITPEKLTHAGGYRYLKARRPELYKDIIGKEHSSVQKVVWLDEKDS; this is encoded by the coding sequence ATGAATATTAAAATTTCAACTGCCCAATTTGAAAATAAAAGCGGAGATAAAAAATATAACCTTGCTGTCATAGAAAAACTGGCTCAGCAGGCTTCCGCTGAAGGTTCTGGCATGATTGCTTTTCACGAATGCTCCATTACAGGATATACTTTTGCCCGAAACCTTTCCAAAGAGCAGCTGCTGGATATTGCCGAACTTATTCCTGAGGGAGAAAGCATTAAAAGGCTACAGCAGATTGCTGAAAAATATAATATTGTCATTCTAGCCGGGCTTTTTGAAAAAGATGTGGATAACAACCTCTTCAAAGCTTATGTATGTGTAGATCAAACAGGACTGAAAGCCAAATACAGAAAACTTCATCCGTTTATCAATCCTCATCTTACTCCAGGTAATGAATACTGTGTATTTGAAATTCTGGGATGGAAATGCGGTATTCTGATTTGCTATGATAACAATATTATTGAAAATGTAAGAGCAACCAAGCTTCTGGGTGCCGATATTATTTTTATGCCTCATGTTACTATGTGCACTCCTTCAACAAGACCCGGAGCTGGTTTTGTAGATCCTCAGCTTTGGGAAAACAGGGGAGAAGATCCTACTTCTTTACGACTTGAATTCAAGGGGATGAAAGGAAGAGATTGGCTTATGAAATGGTTGCCGGCACGGGCTTACGATAATGGAGCTTATATCATTTTTTCAAATCCAATTGGGATGGATGATGACCAGCTTAAAAATGGATGTTCTATGATTATTGATCCTTTTGGTGATATTATTGCGGAATGCCATTCATTTGAAGATAGTTTTGAATCAGCTGTCATTACTCCTGAAAAACTTACCCATGCAGGAGGATACAGGTATTTGAAAGCAAGAAGACCGGAACTTTACAAGGATATTATAGGGAAGGAACATTCTTCTGTACAAAAAGTAGTATGGCTAGATGAGAAAGACAGTTAA
- a CDS encoding helix-turn-helix domain-containing protein yields the protein MKFCVHLNMQISPPKHLAPFIRHYIFLENHEKDIKNVRLFTDGSTGLILSANMNLYSDFSEEHIPASFFYGTLNSYKDFSSKGKFSFIAVVFQPYFLNMILNTSAKEVKNQIISVEDVLKDKLIRFQDQLFDKINPLTIINDLNIFFTRFISKETGTDYQLIAAIQQYILQHKGSVSSKDLEYFTGYSERHLERKFENYMGVSPKKYTNIIRLHYFLSLMSQGVSDENMTSLSYHAGYSDQSHLIREFKKSIGLTPRQYIKTENKMAVNFIEL from the coding sequence ATGAAATTTTGCGTACATTTGAATATGCAGATTTCCCCACCAAAACATCTGGCTCCTTTTATCCGACATTATATCTTTCTGGAAAACCATGAAAAAGATATAAAAAATGTCAGATTATTTACTGATGGAAGTACCGGATTGATCTTGTCTGCTAATATGAATCTGTATTCTGATTTTTCAGAGGAGCATATACCTGCTTCATTTTTTTATGGAACATTGAACAGCTATAAAGATTTTTCCTCAAAAGGTAAATTTTCTTTTATAGCAGTGGTTTTTCAACCTTATTTTCTAAATATGATACTGAATACTTCTGCAAAAGAAGTTAAGAATCAGATTATTTCTGTTGAAGATGTATTGAAAGATAAGCTCATCCGATTCCAGGACCAACTTTTTGATAAAATAAATCCATTAACGATTATTAATGATCTGAATATTTTTTTTACCCGATTTATATCGAAAGAAACTGGAACTGATTATCAACTTATAGCAGCTATTCAGCAATATATTCTTCAACATAAAGGGTCTGTTTCATCAAAAGATCTGGAATATTTTACAGGATATTCTGAACGGCACCTGGAGCGAAAATTTGAAAACTATATGGGAGTTTCACCCAAAAAATATACGAATATCATTCGCCTTCATTACTTTTTAAGTCTTATGAGTCAAGGAGTCAGTGATGAAAATATGACTTCACTTTCTTATCATGCCGGTTATTCGGATCAGTCTCATCTGATCAGGGAATTTAAAAAAAGCATAGGACTCACTCCGCGACAGTATATAAAAACGGAAAATAAAATGGCGGTTAACTTCATTGAGTTATAA
- a CDS encoding pyridoxamine 5'-phosphate oxidase family protein yields the protein MSTQNLTHLEAIKKIKELSENARICMFCTELETIPVNSRPMTLQETDDSGNLWFISSGTSNKNFEIKDDRRVQLFFMNNKDSQYLSVYGKASVYKDKATIEEKWSPLAKAWFDGKDDPNVTIIRVEPKETYYWDTKAGKLVSLFSFVASAITGHKTNNADGVEGNAII from the coding sequence ATGTCAACACAAAATCTTACCCACCTCGAAGCGATCAAAAAGATTAAAGAACTGTCGGAAAATGCAAGAATATGTATGTTCTGTACAGAATTGGAAACGATACCTGTCAATTCAAGGCCTATGACCTTACAGGAAACAGATGACAGCGGGAACTTATGGTTTATCAGCAGCGGAACCAGTAATAAGAATTTTGAAATAAAAGATGATCGGAGAGTACAGTTATTTTTCATGAATAATAAAGATTCCCAATATCTTTCGGTGTATGGAAAGGCTTCTGTTTATAAAGACAAAGCCACTATAGAAGAAAAATGGTCACCTCTTGCAAAAGCCTGGTTTGACGGAAAAGATGATCCCAATGTGACAATTATCCGTGTGGAACCTAAAGAAACCTATTATTGGGATACCAAAGCTGGGAAACTGGTCAGTCTCTTTAGTTTTGTTGCATCAGCAATAACAGGTCATAAAACTAATAATGCTGATGGTGTAGAAGGAAATGCTATCATTTAA
- a CDS encoding thioredoxin family protein, with product MKKSIFYHAGCPVCISAEHDIVSLIGLENVEIIHLGNEKKKIEEAEKAGVRSVPALVTPGGNVLHINFGASIEDVKN from the coding sequence ATGAAAAAATCCATTTTTTATCATGCAGGATGCCCTGTATGCATCAGTGCAGAACATGATATTGTCAGCCTTATCGGGTTAGAAAACGTTGAAATTATCCATTTGGGTAATGAAAAAAAGAAAATTGAAGAAGCTGAAAAAGCAGGGGTAAGGTCTGTACCAGCTTTAGTAACACCTGGCGGGAACGTTCTTCATATTAACTTTGGAGCATCTATAGAAGATGTGAAAAATTAG
- a CDS encoding dihydrodipicolinate synthase family protein, whose protein sequence is MKNVPFKGIIAYPITPFDENEKVDIPLFKYLVERLIVSGNHGIAPLGSTGVMPYLSDEEKEAVTEATLQQVKGRIPTLVGVSNLTTEKTIHHAQFAEKAGADAVMIIPMSYWKLTDDEIVTHYDAVARKISIPIMAYNNPATSGVDMSPSLLKRLLEIPNVTMIKESTGDIQRMHYLRRELGEEVAFYNGSNPLALAAFSAGARGWCTAAPNLIPELNISLYNAVEKGDLEKAKTIFYQQFDLLKFIVNKGLPRAVKSGLNILGEDGGNLRSPLKPLHEKETEELRNIIQTLIH, encoded by the coding sequence ATGAAAAATGTGCCATTTAAAGGGATTATAGCTTATCCCATAACACCTTTTGATGAAAATGAAAAAGTAGATATTCCGCTTTTCAAATACTTGGTAGAAAGGCTTATCGTTTCAGGAAATCATGGTATCGCTCCATTGGGAAGTACAGGGGTAATGCCTTATCTGTCTGATGAAGAAAAGGAAGCCGTTACAGAAGCTACATTACAACAGGTAAAAGGAAGAATTCCAACTCTTGTAGGGGTTTCCAACCTGACCACAGAGAAAACGATTCACCATGCTCAATTTGCAGAAAAAGCAGGAGCAGATGCCGTAATGATTATTCCGATGAGCTACTGGAAACTCACAGATGATGAAATTGTGACACATTATGATGCTGTAGCGCGTAAAATTTCTATTCCGATTATGGCTTACAATAATCCGGCAACAAGTGGAGTAGATATGTCACCATCCCTCTTGAAAAGGCTGCTTGAAATTCCTAATGTAACCATGATTAAAGAAAGTACAGGAGATATTCAGAGGATGCATTATCTGAGGCGAGAACTGGGAGAAGAGGTGGCTTTTTATAACGGCTCAAACCCTTTGGCTCTGGCTGCATTTTCTGCCGGAGCAAGAGGATGGTGTACAGCTGCCCCCAATCTTATCCCTGAGCTCAATATCAGTCTTTATAATGCGGTTGAAAAAGGGGATCTTGAGAAAGCAAAAACTATTTTCTATCAACAGTTTGATCTTTTAAAATTCATTGTCAACAAAGGATTACCAAGAGCTGTGAAATCAGGTCTGAATATTCTGGGTGAAGATGGTGGAAATTTGAGAAGTCCTTTAAAGCCTTTGCATGAAAAAGAAACCGAAGAATTAAGAAATATTATTCAAACCCTTATTCATTAA
- a CDS encoding cupin domain-containing protein, with amino-acid sequence MDKKQFSSKDFHETFARPKYVKPSHLIHKNVENAGEHNQFSTERKHPVFFVDLPSKNVSMTIGGLTPGQQTNRHRHTYETVLFVIEGKGWTEVEDERVHWEAGDAVYIPSWAWHKHQNLSDTEPAKYIACENAPQLQNLGVALREEEGRDL; translated from the coding sequence ATGGACAAAAAACAGTTCAGTTCAAAAGACTTTCACGAAACGTTTGCAAGACCAAAGTATGTAAAACCAAGCCATTTAATTCATAAAAATGTAGAAAATGCAGGAGAGCACAATCAGTTTTCAACAGAAAGGAAACATCCTGTTTTCTTTGTCGATCTTCCGAGTAAGAATGTCAGTATGACCATTGGAGGATTAACTCCCGGACAACAAACGAACAGACATCGTCATACTTATGAAACCGTATTATTTGTCATTGAAGGAAAAGGCTGGACAGAAGTAGAGGATGAAAGAGTACACTGGGAAGCAGGAGATGCAGTATATATTCCTTCATGGGCATGGCATAAGCATCAAAACTTAAGTGATACCGAGCCTGCAAAATACATTGCCTGTGAAAATGCTCCTCAATTACAAAACTTAGGTGTTGCTCTGAGAGAAGAAGAGGGCAGAGACCTTTAA